CCAATAAGCAATGATGATGTTTTCCGCCGCCGTGTTATGCCTCATTGTCATTTCCGGCGGCGCGATAACGTTTTTAAGCACTAAAGATAGGCGATCTATGGCTTTTTGAGAAAAAATGATGGTTGCTGACGGATAAAGTCAAAAAGACGGGCGTAAATAGATTCCCATTGGGGAGGGATCCATTGATACGCGGAAACCGGCCCCTTAGGCTTACCGGCAGCCATACAGCCAGCGCAGAGGGGCCGTTTAAATCATTAAGGCACTAATTTATTTCAGGGTGCTGATCAATCAGTGTTCTTCTTTTCTTCTGCAATTCGGCGATCTGCTCGTCAATATCTTCTATTTTCTGTTCAATATTATCGTGATGCTCCTGCAGCAGCTCTTTCGCTTCAGCCCGGTCGGATGCCGCAGGCGTGGCGCCTTTCAGCGGTTGGTTGGCCGTTTCTTTCATCAAGAGACCCGTGACCAGACCAATAATGGAAATCACCATCAAATAATAGGCCGGCATATAGAGATTCTTGGTTGATTCCACCAGCCATGCCGCCGCCGTGGGGGTGAAACCGGCAATCAGAATGGAGATGTTGAATGAAAGCGCCAGCGCGCTGTAACGGATATGCGTGGGGAACATAGCCGGCAAAATAGATGCCATAACGCCGGTAAAAGAGTTAAGCAATACGGCCAGAATCAACAGCCCGCAGAAAATCAGACCAATCACGTCGCTGTTAATCAGCATGAAGCTCGGGATGGCTAAAACAAACAATCCAATACTGCCGCAGACGATAAACGGCTTACGGCCAAAGCGGTCGCTCATTAATCCCATTACCGGCTGTACAAACAACATACCGATCATCACCGCGATAATAATCATTACGCCATGGTCTTCGGAATAATGAAGACTGTGTGACAGATAGCTCGGCATATACGTCAGTAACATGTAATAAGTGACGTTGGTGACAATCACGATACCGACACAGAGCAACAAATTTTTCCACTGGGTAGAGGCAATCTGACGAAAAGAGGTCTTTGGCGCTGTCTGTAAGCTGTCCTTCGACTCTTTATCGATAGCATCAAAATGCTGTTGAAAAGCGGGGGTTTCCTCCAGCGCATGGCGCAGATAGATACCAATCAGCCCCAAAGGACCGGCGATAAAGAACGGGATACGCCATCCCCACTCTAGGAAATCGGCTTCGCCGACAATGGATGAGATCAACACCACCACGCCCGCGCCTAAGACAAAGCCGGCGATCGAACCGAAATCAAGCCAACTGCCTAAAAATCCACGTTTCCTGTCCGGCGAATATTCAGCGACAAATATCGCGGCGCCGGTATACTCGCCGCCGACGGAAAATCCCTGAGCCAATTTTGCAATCAGCAATAAGATTGGCGCCCAGATGCCAATTGATGCATACGACGGTATCAACCCGATACAGAATGTGCTGACCGCCATGATAATAATGGTAATTGACAATACTTTTTGGCGACCAAATTTATCACCCATGGCCCCAAAGAATATTCCTCCCAGCGGCCTGACGAGAAAAGGAACAGAAAACGTTGCCAGCGCCGCGATCATTTGCACGCCAGGATCGGCCCCGGGGAAAAACACCCGACCAAGCGCGTAAGCAACGAAACCATATACGCCAAAATCAAACCACTCCATGGCATTACCCAACGCCGCCGCCGTAATCGCCTTCTTCAGCTTGGCGTCATCAATGATGGTAATATCCTGTATTTTCATTGGCTTCATTCGTTTCTTTCTTAATACCATTTATGACTTCCTCTGTTTAAAAAATAACCGCTCATAAAATGGTATATATAAGCCGTCATAGTACCCGGCATTGATTATAGAGTATTTTAAGAAAGGAATCGCTTTACGCTTAATAAGTAAACAACTACAGGCGATAATGGGTCACATTTTGTTTCTCTAGTATATTAAAAGCGAGCTAATTATAAATCAAAGATCATACAGAACAAGATTGACGGTAAGTGGATTCGACGGCTCGGCATAGCCGCAATTTACCGGCGTGATCGTTTATTATCCCATGATCCATATAGTGTGGCGCACTAACTGTCTGAAAAAACTATATATCTTGTAAGCGAGAATCTGGCTGGCGGATGGCAAACGTTGCGGCAATGAACTGCACTTAAGATTGATCTTATAATATGCGCAGCATATTTAATTATTTATTACTCGACGCATCTATCTCAATAGGCGCTTATTCCAGCCAATAACAAATCGTTTATACTCGAATTCTATTAGATACATAATAACTTCCATTATTTCTTTTCATACAAAAATTCACTTAACATTCTTATTATTGGCATAATTAATACATAATGATAATACGTACCGACAATCGAAGAATACGCCTATATACTCCGATACCAGACCTTACGGCAACCATCCGTCGTCAGCCGCTTGATCTGTATTCACAGATTGAAGTTAGGTTCCCACAGAGAAACCTTTCTCCGTGGGAACCG
This window of the Brenneria goodwinii genome carries:
- the proP gene encoding glycine betaine/L-proline transporter ProP; protein product: MVLRKKRMKPMKIQDITIIDDAKLKKAITAAALGNAMEWFDFGVYGFVAYALGRVFFPGADPGVQMIAALATFSVPFLVRPLGGIFFGAMGDKFGRQKVLSITIIIMAVSTFCIGLIPSYASIGIWAPILLLIAKLAQGFSVGGEYTGAAIFVAEYSPDRKRGFLGSWLDFGSIAGFVLGAGVVVLISSIVGEADFLEWGWRIPFFIAGPLGLIGIYLRHALEETPAFQQHFDAIDKESKDSLQTAPKTSFRQIASTQWKNLLLCVGIVIVTNVTYYMLLTYMPSYLSHSLHYSEDHGVMIIIAVMIGMLFVQPVMGLMSDRFGRKPFIVCGSIGLFVLAIPSFMLINSDVIGLIFCGLLILAVLLNSFTGVMASILPAMFPTHIRYSALALSFNISILIAGFTPTAAAWLVESTKNLYMPAYYLMVISIIGLVTGLLMKETANQPLKGATPAASDRAEAKELLQEHHDNIEQKIEDIDEQIAELQKKRRTLIDQHPEIN